aatacactgtcaaaaaaaagctagtattttctaaactggttacgatagaatttttttttatttgattttagagcagtcataagtgtagctatcagccatttcaggctcATACATTCATTACGAGACACTCTgtgtaataatataaaataggtaaaaaaaattaaaattaatatgccAGGTTTGAGTTTAAGTagctacatacatatatccaatcaatataataaataataaatgtgtttttgaaaattttgcatatatgtatgtatgattAGCATGTTCACTAAGATTCCATTGTCTATCTATGACACTATCTAGGTATTTAAAGCTTCAAACACAATTTAGAGATTCATTATCTATTCTTAGTTCAATTTCATCATTCATTCCAAacttcataaattttttaatgttaatattaattttaccttaaacttgttcaatTTCAGCTACACATCCATTTTGCTCTTCAAGTCTTCATTCAATTTCTTACAAATATCTTCACTTTTTTGGCAATATATTTATGTAAATCAGACTATCATAATGTAAAAAGTTTCATAATGCAACATAtctaaaattcaataaaatgcaaTGAACAAACATCCTAAGTTTTCGAACACAAACCCAACAttctttaaaatgcaaaaaaaaaaatgtaaaaaaaaggtttttcagTCTCTGTTGACGCCGTTTTAATACCtagggtgctttcataattgcatggttgctttgtttacatgcggtcatttgcgatcagactaatgtcagaaaaactatttgcgcatgtattttactttgaatttatgaacactttttctgatttgcgtcatttgtcaaattttttaagttgcaattcagcctcttctccaaaataacaatatattatcttaattccatcctttaagaaaaaaaaactttttttaaaacatttctgtcaatatttacagatttattatatccaagaaattcgcggctatttttgttattttgacttgaacttagaattttcaattaatattttgacaaaattggaaaacaaagaaaagctgtatcatcttttacgtcatgttccttctttctttaagtttaaattcattgcgcatgagaattttttcatttgcacatttgcgctgcaaatatttgcgttttacatttatgaacacctgacatttgtcatttgcattaatgaaagctttgcattcgtcagacttgcgcaaccatgcatttatgaaagcgcCCCTATTATTACCTATAATTTGctttgtacattgtacataagGAATATAAAAGATTCGTACAGATTCTATTACTGTTGTAGGTACCACTGTTTTCAAATATGGTTTTGGTCTGAAAGAATTTAAGTTAAGCTCTGAaagcttaagcctggtacgctgctcgcgctaaattttagctcccatacaataattatcgaaaaattttatctgggctaaaatggatcccatacaaattatcgataacttgtatgggaattttatattggctaaaatttagcgtgagcagcgtaccagggtttaaacaacaaacaatttatttaatgcATTGCAATACCGGATTATTTGATGGAATGAACTTCAactgttagatttttttttgcgaaaaaaaatttacaaaaacgaagaaaaaatgtcAGCCCAAAGAGCTAGGTTCAAGCCAAAAGCCTAGTATACGCAGAAAAAGCTAAAtgttagctcccatacaaattatcaaaaaatcgGCTACATTCTTTTGATAATTTGTAtaggagctaaaatttatctcaaTCTGCTTACAAGATCTTACCTAAAGTAACCTAACTTAACCTATCCTTACCTAACCTTACCTAACCTAacttaacctaacctaacctaacctaacctaacctaacctaacctaacctaacctaacctaacctaacctaacctaacctaacctaacctaacctaacctaacctaacctaacctaacctaacctaacctaacctaacctaacctaacctaacctaacctaacctaacctaacctaacctaacctaacctaacctaacctaacctaacctaacctaacctaacctaacctaacctaacctaacctaacctaacctaacctaacctaacctaacctaacctaacctaacctaacctaacctaacctaacctaacctaacctaacctaacctaacctaacctaacctaacctaacctaacctaacctaacctaacctaacctaacctaacctaacctaacctaacctaacctaacctaacctaacctaacctaacctaacctaacctaacctaacctaacctaacctaaaacAACAAGCGTTCATACAATTTATCGATAATGCTGCCACTTTCGTacaattaaaaatcaataaaaaatatgcaCTGTGACTGTGAGGCCTGGTAAGCAGATCGAgttaaattttagccgagatacaattcctatacaagttatcgataatttgtatgagaTACATTATTTTAGCTCGgcaatttttttcgataatttgtatgggagcttgagctgcaaaatttaacacaaaaacaaaacagataTAAATATAACAACACCATCCCTGCTCTCACACTTTGtggattataaaaaaattgtggaACTCAATTTTTGACATCCATAGATCCATATCACTTTTGACATTTGACAGTTCTTTTTTGTGCTTGTGCCGACGATTTCCACGTTTGGTTTTTTCATCGTCACCGCTTTTAATTCCGGTCCCAGTGCcagtgttttttaaataaaagtgaattAATTCATAATACTTTAggtaatttaatattaatttgtttaaaaacacatCACAATATAAAGATATTAATAAAATCCATATCAAAAACTTTACAAACAAATTCCATATTGTGAGGTTAACTTTGGTGGAGAATGCAAATGTACCCATGaaaggaaatgaaaaaaagaaaaattatattaattgaatttaacaataaacaaaattacaatCTATAATATTTATCCGAAATAAGCAAGTTGCTAAACAAttgttttcattatttgttaaaaagaaagaaaaaaaagttatcttaTTTACCCATAGTCTTTGTATACATAACCAAactttttgtattctatccacTGTCTGTGTGAGATGACGactatttatgtttttttttcttttttttaattaatcctTTCAGAACCATCTTTTTAAAATGCCACCTAAAAAAGCCGAGGAACCCGAGAAGAAGCCACTGATTGGTCGCGTGGGTACCAATTTGCGAGTTGGAATCGTCGGAGTGCCGAATGTTGGCAAGTCGACCTTCTTCAACGTTTTGACCAAGAGCGCTGCGCCAGCCGAGAACTTCCCTTTCTGCACCATTGATCCCAAtgaaaataagtattttttttactatgttATTTTTCTGACAacatttttctcttcttttgcCATAGTTTGGCCTTACTCCCTGTTTATGCATTGATTCTGCTCTTCAAGCTTTACCTAAacaattttatacttttattttatgattaTTATAATGATTACTAAGTTAAGTAGTGTATAGATATCCTTCTTTATTCGCAGAGCTGAAGGAAATATGCAAAACTGTTTGCTTGGtcgaattattttaattttctttttttcgctgGCTTCTTTGTTTGGAGGCAAAAGTTAAGCTCTTTGctgatggcaaaaaaaaacttcttcttttCCTTCCTTTAATCggtaaattatatgttttttttttcttttttattttcaaatttaaactaAGAGGCGTGGCAAACTTTTTGAACTCTTtgaaaaaaggaacaaaaaaataatatactctaaaaaatttgtaaaattacgTCTTTCTGCAACCTAGTTGGTCAGTCAAGTTGAAGAGatactctttttttattttgtttgttgcttctttcaaaaaaaagctTGAGGCTACTTGAGGCTGGTatgaaattattgaaaattgtgCTAAGgattttaataatgattttccataAAGAATAATACCTAtgcacaattttttataaacttccATCTGCAGTCGCATCATAACAATTATCGCTGGAGGCATATTATGCAAAGTTCTTCTGAAAATTTGCTAGAAAATTGTCTGATTTGTAAAAATAGtctgaaaagttgttttttttttactcaagtcCTTCAGATGGGAAAATAGAAAACGATTATTTTTATGATCGCAGTTTTCTGTTGTCTTGTTGTTCAATCGGGTATTAagactttaaattgaaaaaaaatgggaacttatttgaaaataacgcaataaacacaaaaaagaatcatgtcaaaaaaagtacaattttagTCAAATTTGCTTGTGAAAGGTTGTTCAAGGAACGTCCCGTAGAATTTGTTTGCTTAGCCATACCAAGTTTTCAATATAAAGgatttaggtccattttcttcactcggagttgaacaaaacttgagaatttttatattaaaaattctcaagttatgttcaactccgagtatagaaaatggaccttagatTCTAGAATAAGATCTAAAAGAAGAACCATAGACCAACAGATTTTACATCTTCAATGACTTAATATTACGAGAAACCATTTTAATCTTCATTTCGTTATTATGTGATTTTTAAGGTTCGTTATTCTTtgaagaaacaaaattatagtCTTTTACAGTCGCGCCTAGTCATTCTAGAAATAAGTAGACGCATTCAGAGTTACTGTATCAAAAAAACATCTCCAAGCTATAATAGAACTTATGCAAACTATCGCGCCACTTTCTGATATATCTTTCGATGTCCCACCCATAGATTTTTTTATAGCCGCGAGCACAGCTGTTCGCCTTTAAGCCATCACCCAATGGATCAAAAACAAGTATTCTGAAGTCATTCAAATCGATCCAAAATCTCTCTAAGAGAGATTTTTTTGGCAACAACTATGAACTCACCATTTAGATTTACATGAGACAATGAAGAGTTTCTGAGAGATGAATTAATTCTCTTTTAGGTTTGtgaatttaatcaaattccccTAAGATAATATAGTTTACAGTGGGTTTtcactgtaaaaaaaatatgtgttgaTATCATCAACTAGAAATTTTGCGTAAAGGAAGGGTATAAAAAGACGAAAATGGCACTTTCGTTTGAAGGTACaacaaatttgcattttttcagtCAAGGCgtatgctatttttttttttttgtatgggagtcCTCACCATtctatatcttaaaaaattagaaaagttTCGAATTgacaaataattctttttatttttttaagatttcatgttttttgttaCCCGATGTGTCACGACTTTTAAGACTTTAAAATTGTTCCTAGCAGACCTGTAAACATTATTATGTTTGAAACTAGGAAAATATTCGCGATAGCCTTCATTATGTCAAACTTCCCCAAACAGTTTGACATGTTTGGAACCAGTAAGGCTTGCGGTGTTTTCATTGGAACACGTTTTTGTTGCGAGGTAATTTGTAGCGTGGAAACCCGTTTCATGATGGCATAgatcaaaatttcattttaatactCGGCATAAGCACTTCCGACTCGTGAAACTTTTCTTACCACTTAACTGATTAATAAATATCTTAAGttctttttaaagtaaaaaaaaaacaaaattagttttccaATCTGTCAttaaatctaataaaaaaatatctgtaaaatactaaacaaataaaaacaattgataTGAGTCCTAACGACATCCATTTTACATGTGCTTTACCAAAGAATCTATGGATAGAAGATATCATAGCCGACTTGCTGAATAAATTACCTGCCAAAATATTCGATGAGTTACAACCGTGGGGATCGATTATAACGCAATATCCGTTCATTCATAAGTTCACCATTGCAAAAGCAATGGAAACAATATACAAAGTCCGTAGCGAGAGAACCATTTTAAATGAACCAATATTTCCAAAAGACTGTCGTGATAGTGAAgacaatttaaaacaatttatagaATTTAAGCCTATACGCATTATGATTACCGGGGATACAAATTCTTCATTTTGTGAAATTGGCCAGTTACTAGCAAAAGAGTTTAAAACATTTCTCATCACTCCGGAAGAATTGATTCAGCAGGAAATAATTCGGAAATCCAATATTGGTGTATGgttaaatgatattttaaacATGAGAAAAGCAGTACCCGCTTGGATTGTCATGAAATTACTCGAAGTTGaattagaaaaagaaaagtATTCCACCAAAGGTTTCATTTTAACAGGTTTTCCAATAGTTtctaatttaaatacaaattctGATGTTTATGATCTACAAAGGGAACTAAATGGTcaagaatttatattttcagaAGGAAGTGAAgatgaaattcttaaaaattgtgTCCAAAAGCAATTAGATTTCATTCGAAGTTTATGCTGTCGCCCAGATTATATAATTTATCTAGACACTaacaattataccaaaaaattcactcaaacaattgaagtttttcaaaagttcattcttttctattttcgaGAAAATGTTATTCGAATAGATTCTCGAATTGGAGCTGATGCCACTTTTAGTTCGATCAAAAATCgctttaaatatataaattacaAACTTAACTATGAGTGTTTCGTTATGAATGAATGTGAAAAAGACACAATGAGCTTAGAAGAGCTATGTGATACCGAAAAAGTTTTACCAAACTATAGGTGGTGGATTTCAAAATTTGGACAAATCTGTCCTGTTAATTTATACCACGGAAGGTTACGATTGTGTGATAGTAAGTTTCCGGTTCGCTACTTAAGTaacatatttttatgtttatctCAAGAGAATCGAACACAGTTTGTTGAAAATCCTGGAAAATACATGAATCTAAGACCTAAATGTCGTATTGCAGTGATTGGTCCTCATAAAAGTGGCAAATCGACTTTATCCCGATTTCTagctaaatttttaaaagcggATATTTATAAAAGTCATATACAGAAATCACATGAGATTTAcaagaattttgatttaaccgaaaaaattaaagatttgaaTGATGAATTCGTGCGAGAAAGTTCAAGattaaagcaaaataaaatacaagagTGGAGTGCAAATGTACTAAATATCCTAAATGATATTGTATCAAAAGCTTTAGAGGAAACTCAGAGAAACCCAAACTttgatttgtttatttcaaaaaaagctgATCAGTATTTTCAAAACACACAAACGAGTAAAACGTCAGATGAATATACAAAAAACCTTGTACTTGAagatatgatttttgaaaaaagcctGGAAAATATTACCTCGGAGAGCTTTTTAAGTTGGCttgaatcaaaaacaaaaacagaactcTTGTATCCATATTACGTAATTGATTCTGCTCCTTTAGATATCGATTTTTGGATGAATTTGCTTAGACAAGATGAATTGCCAGACTGcgttttcttcttaaaaatctcttccattaagaaatttttcgatatttatAGTTTAAAGCACAACATATGTTGTGTTAATGAAAACCATATCTATAATACCCTATGCTCTAAGTTTTTAgactttaaaaatgttttcaatgcAAGTTTTGAAGATAATAATCCCAAAAATAGCTTTAACCTGGAGTCTGTTCAAataaacagcaattttttgatcgaaaaaagacataaaaatgcaatgaaatttattgaaaaatatgaagaaataaaaatgtttcttcaaTCAAATAATATCAAATGCATCGATGTTGATATTTCGAAACAAACATGGACTCAATCAATACTGAATGCTCTTATTGAATACATGTCAATCTATCAACCGAAAGCGGAATcagaaaactatatttttgacaATGAAATGGAAGCATTTTGCGAATCTGCTTCACTGTATTCGAGTATTGAAACGGACGAAGAATCCACAGAAAGTCATTATCCTGTCACAAATTACAATTACAACTATGGCAGTTGTCTAGATTGGTGTCCAGTTTCTttgtgtaaatacaaaattcttaaaaaaggcAATCCAATCTACAGTGCCCAATAcatgaataaaatatacatcaTGCATTCAAGAGCTGATTTAAGTGAATTTCTTTCAAATCCAATGTTGTATGCACGAAGCAATTTCTCAGTTCCACCACCGAGAATATTCATTATTGGACTAAATCATCGAAACAAGAATAATTTTGCAGAAAATTTAGCCTCTAGTTTGAATGTTGAAAGTTTCTCTTATAAACAAAATCTAACAACGATGCCATTTAATGCTATGGATAGTGGAGAATTTCCAATTCaacattttagaaaatattataataaaatcaaGGACCAATTTTTGGAAGAACTAAGGGGAAATTATGAGAAAGGAGTTGTTGTCTTTGGATTTCCTTTTCTTTTGGAAcaatttaatgatttaattgaaaataatcttCATCCGGAATGTGTTTTGATGTTTGATGATAAAGAAGAAACATTACAAGCATTTTATCGTTATTTTGGAAGATTTCAAATGATGCAAGTTTTGaggtacttttttgaaaaatgtttttattttttttttaatcgaggCTTGTTTTGTGTTGATAATTTGATAAAACTTAACTTACTTTCGAACATATGGCTATCCTATTTCCAACCGCCAGCAAATTTTCTGGTTTAGATAATATCACCTTTTTATAGAA
This DNA window, taken from Episyrphus balteatus chromosome 2, idEpiBalt1.1, whole genome shotgun sequence, encodes the following:
- the LOC129908903 gene encoding adenylate kinase 9-like; translation: MSPNDIHFTCALPKNLWIEDIIADLLNKLPAKIFDELQPWGSIITQYPFIHKFTIAKAMETIYKVRSERTILNEPIFPKDCRDSEDNLKQFIEFKPIRIMITGDTNSSFCEIGQLLAKEFKTFLITPEELIQQEIIRKSNIGVWLNDILNMRKAVPAWIVMKLLEVELEKEKYSTKGFILTGFPIVSNLNTNSDVYDLQRELNGQEFIFSEGSEDEILKNCVQKQLDFIRSLCCRPDYIIYLDTNNYTKKFTQTIEVFQKFILFYFRENVIRIDSRIGADATFSSIKNRFKYINYKLNYECFVMNECEKDTMSLEELCDTEKVLPNYRWWISKFGQICPVNLYHGRLRLCDSKFPVRYLSNIFLCLSQENRTQFVENPGKYMNLRPKCRIAVIGPHKSGKSTLSRFLAKFLKADIYKSHIQKSHEIYKNFDLTEKIKDLNDEFVRESSRLKQNKIQEWSANVLNILNDIVSKALEETQRNPNFDLFISKKADQYFQNTQTSKTSDEYTKNLVLEDMIFEKSLENITSESFLSWLESKTKTELLYPYYVIDSAPLDIDFWMNLLRQDELPDCVFFLKISSIKKFFDIYSLKHNICCVNENHIYNTLCSKFLDFKNVFNASFEDNNPKNSFNLESVQINSNFLIEKRHKNAMKFIEKYEEIKMFLQSNNIKCIDVDISKQTWTQSILNALIEYMSIYQPKAESENYIFDNEMEAFCESASLYSSIETDEESTESHYPVTNYNYNYGSCLDWCPVSLCKYKILKKGNPIYSAQYMNKIYIMHSRADLSEFLSNPMLYARSNFSVPPPRIFIIGLNHRNKNNFAENLASSLNVESFSYKQNLTTMPFNAMDSGEFPIQHFRKYYNKIKDQFLEELRGNYEKGVVVFGFPFLLEQFNDLIENNLHPECVLMFDDKEETLQAFYRYFGRFQMMQVLSGTGVDLNEESSPNVRASSITSYIDSLPQKQKLDIELKSYHLMQLFQQDILKIEEQCLKLGIPILKVPKTYKLSKQVHSLVETINNHRHREALFESVKEITMHESEVLLNSGYYRFSRFKYSCPVDVSRLMTLNQFEGLRLQGKVYPCIYLDFIYFICGKKNLKDFKWNPLAFINTCNPPQLQDPIRIAVFGASKSDVSTICHTAANEFGLKILSPKHLRDHTDSAVIDLLKMEKSSTPNGIILDNVPLTPTLLQEAAISTVDISVVFILVTSFHKVLENWSIQNKNLKNSPSVSISKIHKSFCETLKALKCLRASNATSLLNIHFIDGDVNSWTMWDKIRNEIIKTTRCITSYKIKLIKNRCANLGYLNMFYDSLVFKREINHFYCQACLSLGKLKAFKYFYINVGPEFYSEKCQNLLNQPYGYTNDEIYKIYNFSKPFEANELIEPLTTQTKNVMCMFQYIHIFYWACNDHTINFMLNTPQYFKDSEKLKPLYVPFLVIGYTKEFVAFQGYCPVEYENGKLVKGSMNLSVFYRKKVYLMANIENTHEFLTFPEKYRNIKFDLCSHTQQNGIFRGLSEDIIGNTLLEVSNLRPMHFALDGRLSATTFIALKLQFLNSCPKYSDFWHTLVHNFSRDCKKLNEEMKKYQQNLNRLKDDPNETNI